The segment CCCCATCTAAAAGGCTATATTCTGTATGTAAGTGCAAATGGGTAAACCTGTGCATATCCATCACCTGCTCTTAAACATTCTTACAGATAAAATACCCCTTGCCAGTATCTCGTCCTCCGATGACACTGTAATCTCTACCTTGCTAAAGTTTCGACTCATGTCTATAACCTTCGCCTCAATAAATATCTTTATATCTATCTGGATAGGGCGCACATAGAATATGTTAAAGTTTTCTACCTCTGCCTCATAGCGCTTGTTACCAATCACTGCAGAAAGCCCTGCTGCTGCCATAAGGAGCGACAGTGAAGGAAAACTCGCCATCCCTCCATGACTCAACATAAGGGAAGGGACTGTACCTATAAAGATTGCCCTGTTCTGTTCAAAGGTAGCCTCGAAGTTTTTGAGCAGCAGGTCCTCTATGGTCTGTTCCACCTGAGGCTGGTTATACATATCTTGAAAAGCCTTTATGACATCTTCTCTCGAGATTATGCCCAGAAGTTTTTTACCCTCTACAACGGGCATGAGCTCTATACCCTGCCATACCATGGTATGGGCTGCATATGCCACAGTCATCTGAGGAGTGGTTGCAATAGGGTTTTTCGTCATTACATTACCGATGGTCTCATCAGGGCTGGAATCGGCTACATCCCTGGATGTAACCACACCCAGCAGCTCGTTCTTTTCGTTAACCACAGGAAATCTTGTATGTCCTGTCTCCAGCACAGTGTTTCTCCATGTGTCTACCTTATCTTCGGGCCTCAGGCATCTTGGAGATTCCACCATTACATCCCTCACCAGCAGGATTTCCTTTTTGCGCATCTTAAAGTATATGGCCCTGTTTATAAGTGTAGCGGCTGTAAATGTATCATAATCGGTAAGTATGACTGGTATTTTTAGTTCATCTGCCCATGCTTTTATCTCATCAGCACAGTCAAACCCACCTGTAATAAGAAGGCCACATTCTTTTGAAAGACCAATCCTCTGTGCGTCTTCCCTGTTTCCTATTATAAGCAGGTCTCCCGGTGAGATATACTTTTCTATTATATCAGGCGTCATGGCTCCAATAAAAAGCTTATTAACCCTTTTGTACAGGCCATCCTTGCCAGCCGTACATGTACCGCCTACTATGTCTACTATCTCTGTATATGTAAATTTCTCAATATCGCCTTCTTCGTTGTCCTCTACCCTCACTGTACCAACCCTTGGTATGGTATTTACATAGCCCTGGTTTTCGGCCTCCTTTATAGCCCGATATGCCGTCCCTTCACTTACACCAAGGCTAATGGATATGCCTCTAACTGAGATCCTTGTACCTGGCTCGAGTTGCTTTATATATGAAATAATTTCATTATGTTTTGTCAATCAGATCACCTATCCCATATCCTCTACTATAAATAAGCTGGGTTCATTCATCAGATCAACCGTCTTGCCATCATTCATCTTATCGCCTCTACAGTCGTAAATCGGTTTTACCTTTGGCCTCGTAGGCATGTATCTGTTTACCTCTACCACCAGGCCGATAGTCCCATCAGAGAGCTTTACCGTTGAACCAACAGGGTATACGGCTATCCTCTCAAGAAGCTTTGGGACCATAGCAGGGTCAAATTGATGTCCCTCCATAGAAATAAGGTATTCTACCGCCACATGAGGATTTTCCCTTTTCTTATACGGCCTGTTGGATGTGATGGCGTCGAATACATCAGCAACACTGACAATCCTTGCGAACTCATGGATATCATCACCCTTAATGCCCCTTGGATAGCCGGTGCCATCATATCTTTCATGATGAGCAAGAGCAACATATGCGGTCAGACTACTTATTCCCGCATTTCCCTTTAATATATCAAATCCAAAAGTGGTATGCTTTTTCACGAGCTCAAACTCTTCAGGTGTGAGAGGGCCGGGCTTGTTGATTATATCATTGGGAATCATGTTTTTCCCAA is part of the Calorimonas adulescens genome and harbors:
- a CDS encoding DRTGG domain-containing protein → MTKHNEIISYIKQLEPGTRISVRGISISLGVSEGTAYRAIKEAENQGYVNTIPRVGTVRVEDNEEGDIEKFTYTEIVDIVGGTCTAGKDGLYKRVNKLFIGAMTPDIIEKYISPGDLLIIGNREDAQRIGLSKECGLLITGGFDCADEIKAWADELKIPVILTDYDTFTAATLINRAIYFKMRKKEILLVRDVMVESPRCLRPEDKVDTWRNTVLETGHTRFPVVNEKNELLGVVTSRDVADSSPDETIGNVMTKNPIATTPQMTVAYAAHTMVWQGIELMPVVEGKKLLGIISREDVIKAFQDMYNQPQVEQTIEDLLLKNFEATFEQNRAIFIGTVPSLMLSHGGMASFPSLSLLMAAAGLSAVIGNKRYEAEVENFNIFYVRPIQIDIKIFIEAKVIDMSRNFSKVEITVSSEDEILARGILSVRMFKSR
- a CDS encoding HD-GYP domain-containing protein, with protein sequence MRKILIEHAKEGDIVARNIFASNGSILLSAGVKLTYKYIEKLQELGIYDIYIEDDLSKDVVIEDVIGEETRIEARKFMAETMEKIKLNKTVNAYEAMRIVDNIMDDILANQDVMISLTDIRSVNDYTFAHSVNVCVLSLILGTSLGYDHLRLRELGVGALLHDIGKNMIPNDIINKPGPLTPEEFELVKKHTTFGFDILKGNAGISSLTAYVALAHHERYDGTGYPRGIKGDDIHEFARIVSVADVFDAITSNRPYKKRENPHVAVEYLISMEGHQFDPAMVPKLLERIAVYPVGSTVKLSDGTIGLVVEVNRYMPTRPKVKPIYDCRGDKMNDGKTVDLMNEPSLFIVEDMG